A region of Lichenibacterium dinghuense DNA encodes the following proteins:
- a CDS encoding DMT family transporter: protein MNRPAAAPSAGGEEVGTGILLLLGAVGCFACLDASAKWVNGTGGDPVQTAAMRYLVSFAFVAAACGPWKPAGSPRRVGRSRSPALQVARGLLVVAATLTSFFALRRLPLTQATAITFAAPLFTALLAGPLLGEWPGRHRLAAVAVGFAGVLVITRPWSGALDAAMLLAGLTALFNSGYALATRMLAPRDPPLTTLFWTGAVGATATAPALPLVWRAPADARVWPVLLGLGLFGALGHWLMILAHRRAPASTLAPFFYAQLLGAAALGWLVFGALPDGWTAAGAAIVTGSGLYLLGRERGRGAAPSVDPGA from the coding sequence TTGAACAGGCCGGCGGCAGCTCCCTCGGCGGGAGGCGAGGAGGTCGGCACGGGCATCCTGCTGCTGCTCGGCGCCGTCGGCTGCTTCGCCTGCCTCGACGCCTCGGCCAAGTGGGTGAACGGGACCGGCGGCGATCCCGTGCAGACCGCGGCGATGCGCTACCTCGTGTCCTTCGCCTTCGTGGCGGCCGCCTGCGGGCCCTGGAAGCCGGCGGGCTCGCCGCGCCGCGTGGGGAGGAGCCGCAGCCCGGCGCTGCAGGTCGCGCGCGGGCTCCTGGTCGTGGCCGCGACCCTCACCTCCTTCTTCGCGCTGCGGCGCCTGCCGCTCACCCAGGCGACCGCCATCACCTTCGCGGCCCCGCTGTTCACCGCCCTGCTGGCCGGCCCGCTGCTCGGCGAATGGCCGGGCCGCCACAGGCTCGCGGCGGTGGCGGTGGGCTTCGCCGGCGTTCTGGTGATCACGCGGCCGTGGTCGGGCGCGCTCGACGCCGCCATGCTGCTCGCCGGGCTCACGGCGCTGTTCAACAGCGGCTACGCGCTGGCGACCCGCATGCTGGCGCCGCGCGATCCCCCGCTGACGACGCTGTTCTGGACGGGGGCGGTCGGCGCCACCGCCACGGCGCCCGCCCTGCCCCTCGTGTGGCGCGCGCCGGCTGACGCGCGGGTGTGGCCGGTGCTGCTCGGCCTCGGCCTGTTCGGCGCGCTCGGCCACTGGCTGATGATCCTCGCCCACCGCCGCGCGCCGGCTTCGACGCTGGCGCCCTTCTTCTACGCCCAGCTGCTCGGCGCGGCGGCGCTGGGCTGGCTCGTCTTCGGCGCCCTGCCGGACGGCTGGACCGCGGCGGGCGCCGCGATCGTGACGGGCTCGGGGCTCTACCTGCTCGGGCGCGAGCGGGGGCGCGGCGCGGCGCCGAGCGTCGATCCCGGAGCCTGA
- the copM gene encoding CopM family metallochaperone: MTRTTVLAVAILCGSAGAARAAEPMAMDHGAMKPAAAAPPAGAQTPAGKAYAAANDAMMRNMDVKPSGDADRDFAAMMLPHHQGAIDMAKVELRYGRDPVLRRLAADIVAAQEKEIAEMRGWQEKHAGSR; the protein is encoded by the coding sequence ATGACCAGGACGACCGTCCTCGCCGTCGCCATCCTGTGCGGATCCGCCGGCGCCGCCCGCGCCGCCGAGCCGATGGCGATGGACCACGGCGCCATGAAGCCAGCCGCCGCGGCCCCGCCCGCGGGGGCGCAGACCCCGGCCGGCAAGGCCTACGCGGCCGCCAACGACGCCATGATGAGGAACATGGACGTGAAGCCCTCGGGCGACGCCGACCGCGACTTCGCGGCCATGATGCTGCCCCACCACCAGGGCGCGATCGACATGGCGAAGGTGGAGCTGCGCTACGGCCGCGACCCCGTGCTGCGCAGGCTCGCCGCCGACATCGTCGCCGCGCAGGAGAAGGAGATCGCCGAGATGCGCGGCTGGCAGGAGAAGCACGCCGGGTCGCGTTGA
- the lpxK gene encoding tetraacyldisaccharide 4'-kinase — translation MRAPGFWWRARPGLAARALAPVGAILGAVAARRMARAGERAGVPVVCVGNFTAGGAGKTPVAAEILRQLVAAGHEPAVLSRGYGGAGAAAPVRVDPARHGAGAVGDEPLLLARVAPCYVGADRPAAARAALAAGATVLVMDDGLQNPSLAKDLRIAVVDGAVGTGNGLCLPAGPLRAPMARQWGTVDLVVVVGAGEPGRAVAAEAGLRRLPVLRAAVEPDARALGALAGRRLFAFAGIGRPEKFFDTLAEAGLEVAGTRAFPDHHAFTAAERDALLAAAAAAGAALVTTEKDRVRLPADFPAAALPIRLAFDDPETLADMLGRLVGA, via the coding sequence ATGAGGGCGCCGGGCTTCTGGTGGCGGGCGCGGCCCGGCCTCGCGGCGCGGGCGCTCGCCCCGGTCGGCGCGATCCTCGGCGCCGTGGCGGCCCGGCGCATGGCGCGGGCCGGGGAGCGGGCCGGCGTGCCCGTGGTCTGCGTCGGCAACTTCACGGCCGGCGGCGCCGGCAAGACGCCGGTCGCGGCCGAGATCCTGCGCCAGCTCGTCGCCGCCGGCCACGAGCCCGCCGTGCTGTCGCGCGGCTACGGCGGCGCGGGCGCCGCGGCGCCGGTGCGCGTCGACCCGGCCCGGCACGGCGCGGGCGCGGTCGGCGACGAGCCGCTGCTGCTCGCGCGCGTCGCGCCCTGCTACGTCGGCGCGGACCGCCCCGCCGCGGCCCGCGCCGCACTCGCGGCCGGCGCCACGGTGCTGGTGATGGACGACGGGCTGCAGAACCCGTCGCTCGCCAAGGACCTGCGGATCGCGGTCGTGGATGGCGCGGTGGGGACCGGCAACGGGCTCTGCCTGCCGGCGGGGCCGCTCCGGGCCCCGATGGCCCGGCAATGGGGCACGGTCGACCTCGTGGTCGTGGTGGGCGCGGGCGAGCCGGGCCGGGCGGTCGCGGCCGAGGCGGGCCTGCGGCGCCTGCCGGTGCTGCGCGCCGCGGTCGAGCCCGACGCGCGGGCGCTCGGCGCGCTCGCCGGCCGGCGCCTGTTCGCCTTCGCGGGGATCGGCCGGCCGGAGAAGTTCTTCGACACGCTGGCCGAGGCGGGGCTCGAGGTCGCGGGGACGCGGGCCTTCCCGGACCACCACGCCTTCACGGCGGCGGAGCGGGACGCGCTCCTCGCGGCCGCCGCGGCGGCGGGCGCCGCGCTCGTCACGACCGAGAAGGACCGCGTGCGCCTGCCCGCCGACTTCCCCGCCGCGGCGCTGCCGATCCGCCTCGCCTTCGACGACCCCGAAACGCTGGCCGACATGCTGGGCCGGCTCGTGGGCGCGTGA
- a CDS encoding DUF2093 domain-containing protein: MNRYERRPVAATEAELEYGDGEFRVIRPGSFVRCGVTGVPIPLDDLRYWNVAAQEAYASPQAKLARLGIKLGG; the protein is encoded by the coding sequence ATGAACCGCTACGAGCGCCGCCCCGTCGCCGCCACCGAGGCCGAGCTGGAATACGGCGACGGCGAGTTCCGCGTCATCCGGCCCGGCTCCTTCGTGCGCTGCGGCGTCACCGGCGTGCCGATCCCCCTCGACGACCTGCGCTACTGGAACGTCGCCGCCCAGGAGGCCTACGCGTCGCCGCAGGCCAAGCTGGCGCGGCTGGGGATCAAGCTCGGGGGCTGA